From one Lolium rigidum isolate FL_2022 chromosome 4, APGP_CSIRO_Lrig_0.1, whole genome shotgun sequence genomic stretch:
- the LOC124705664 gene encoding uncharacterized protein LOC124705664, with protein METPLSTRRITRSLAAAATASAQKSAAAADPSCRSKKPAAGDAPPRAALHDITNDSPIVGLAAGGLGTPQASTAGAKNRARPRCTPGSGEALLRGQVKTLLQKVDEEGAAAIQPLRIHALLGVARSPAQLLAPTPANTPQLWAGPAASLLPDGLAVMPCVLEEEELIPKLQVIADPPANRALVFDDSPEKSDLTTDGSVASSSLTFHGSSSGDRSADDDGSSVWSMQVNVSSEKDEEELGLDTVGELEEEYYTEEELEQQYYTEEEDWEEEDDDECFDELCEGMSKMSVLDEHEEKKKKVGLPPFEGRHTRFVYNSDDEIVERKDVENAAAEHGALLRGLPVREGKHLRFHDDDDDEE; from the exons ATGGAGACGCCGCTGTCCACCAGGAGGATCACCcgctcgctcgccgccgccgccacggcatCCGCCC AgaagagcgccgccgccgccgacccctcCTGCAGATCCAAGAAGCCCGCCGCCGGtgacgcgccgccgcgcgccgcgctGCACGACATCACCAACGACTCCCCGATCGTCGGCCTCGCCGCGGGGGGGCTCGGGACGCCGCAGGCCTCCACCGCGGGCGCCAAGAACCGCGCCAGGCCCCGCTGCACGCCCGGGTCGGGCGAGGCGCTGCTGCGCGGCCAGGTCAAGACGCTCCTGCAGAAGGTCgacgaggagggcgccgccgccatccagcCGCTCCGCATCCACGCGCTGCTCGGCGTCGCCAGGTCGCCCGCACAGCTCCTCGCGCCCACGCCCGCCAACACGCCGCAGCTCTGGGCCGGCCCCGCCGCCTCCCTGCTGCCCGATGGCCTCGCCGTCATGCCTTGCGTcctcgaggaggaggagctcatcCCTAAGCTGCAG GTCATCGCTGATCCACCGGCGAACCGTGCACTGGTGTTCGACGACTCCCCTGAGAAATCCGACCTGACCACTGATGGATCGGTCGCCTCGTCATCCCTCACATTCCATGGAAGCAGCAGCGGCGACAGATCAGCGGACGACGACGGCTCATCGGTGTGGTCCATGCAGGTGAACGTCAGCTCCGAGAAGGACGAAGAGGAGCTGGGTCTTGACACCGTGGGAGAGCTGGAAGAAGAGTACTATACCGAGGAGGAGCTGGAACAACAGTACtataccgaggaggaggactgggaagaagaagatgatgacgagTGCTTTGATGAGCTGTGCGAGGGGATGAGCAAGATGTCCGTGCTTGACGAgcacgaggagaagaagaagaaggtcggGCTGCCGCCGTTCGAGGGGAGGCACACCCGGTTCGTCTACAACAGCGACGACGAAATCGTGGAAAGGAAGGATGTGGAGAACGCGGCGGCGGAGCATGGCGCGCTGCTGAGGGGCCTGCCGGTGCGGGAGGGGAAGCATCTCCGATtccacgacgacgatgatgacgaggagtaa